The Dendropsophus ebraccatus isolate aDenEbr1 chromosome 6, aDenEbr1.pat, whole genome shotgun sequence nucleotide sequence tgattaaaggcaatgatcagccgacatacacgatgttggctgatggtTATTTTTCAACATGCTGTAAGACTAACGACTAGGATAGAAAGGATCTGCTgccattgttccgtgtaataggagcagcagcagcagctccccgCACATACCCACTGTTGACGCATGTGATAGTGCCGACAGCAAGTGGAAACAAGGAgaaagcactgacctgacaggtcccaatgatcaccccgtgtaataggggcttaagtggaATGACCAACCATCTATCAATGCATTgtatttatattgtttttattattggcGATTGCATACGCACATTTTGAAACCATGGACGCCTTTGGATAACAGATGCTACTCTGtgtcatttggggggggggggggttctaatgCAGACTATATTAAAATAAAGTCCCCAAATACTGATTTTAGAGGTTGTTAGGAGTGAAAAGCAGTGTGTGCATACATATGAAAGTCCACAGAAAGACTAAAAGGGGTACttcacatatttaaaaaaaaaaaaaaaaaaacaactttggtgGTGCCATCCATTTTTCAAACTGCTGCCCGTTTAAAGTAGTGATACTCGACTACCTTGTTCTCCTGGAGCTGCTATTTGATGGCTCTTCCATGACTTCTTCCTGGTTCCAGTGACATAAtgttcctgcaggaaatgcctgcttagccaatcactgacttagtCTGGACACTGCtggagacagtgattggctgaatgggaccAGTTCCTGCAGGGATGATGCATCAAAGGAACCAGAAAGAAGTGCTAATAAATGTATCTTCGCGGTAAGGATCAGGTTTGACTGATTTCAACTAAGCTCCACACCTGCTGACAAATGCAAAGGATGGATCCCTTACACAGTCCTCCTAATGTAAGAGGAAATCAAGAGATCAATTAAAATAAAGAGGAGGTCTCCACAGCAACTTAAAGGAGTGTTCCGGATAACAGAATCTTTGAAATGACAGACTGAAAATAAGAAAAATCATACTTTCCTACTTAGTTTGCTCCACCTGTAACGTCTTCCGTTTGACTTccataataacatttttttaaaaagggatttttttttagcgtacacaaaaacgtggctgaCCACGTCTTTCTCTACGTTAAAAGTAACAATTTAAAAAATGGATCTGTAAACGGGCTGCAAGCATGCAATGTGAACTCCtaaggggggtgacaatatcactttaaaataTAATATGACTCCTTtttaatatacagatgtagcagagctaacagTCAGGCAATCCCTTTAATGTGTACCTCCAAAGTTTATGTCCTATGTGAGCTTCAGCATGGAGAGACACTTTCCATGCCAGGTTGCAAGACTCCCGAACGGAACTCAAAAGGGCATTGTACGGCTGCTTCAGAAACTCGACAGCCCAGAGTGGACTGCGTCTCTCCGTGCTGGGGCTGACGATCTAGCGGGACACGCTTTAGAGGTGCACTTCAAACCAGCAGAATCAATGCAAGCTATGAGATGCAATGTTGGTGATAGTACGGTGCTTTAACTATGACAGCTTGTCAGTAGTGACAAAATTATAACGTCAGAAGATCCTTATTAGACACTGGGATCATCTGGGAGCCATATGTACTAGTTCACACATCTGGTTTCACATGCAACTCAGCCTTGCACGCTTGAGAACATTCCCATAGCCTTTATGTATATGGTATGTGCTCCACCTATGAAGAACTGTATCTTCATTATTATACCATACATTatgtaaaagggaaaaaaatctatCCTATTGAAAACACTACTGACCAAATTCCACATATAGCTGGCCATGTGTTTTTCAATTTTTCAGTATTTATGCCCTGATTATACTTACTAGTCTGACTGAAGACCTACTTTAGTGTGTTCAggcactgtacatacatattaatATATTCTGTTACAAAAAATATTTACTGTCTTAATATTTCCACTGCTAAACATCAAAaggacaaaaggggggggggggggtctgataaAGTGCACAAAGGTTTTCCTTAATCTACGAGGGTAAGATTCGGTCTATCCCTCACATTGATAAAGAAAATAGGTGAAAGGTATTTAAATACAACTGCCGATATTGGGAAAACATTTTTCCGACAACTACAGAGATCCTGCAAAGTTTCAGCTACAGAACATTTTTGGCTCAATTCTAACAGCAAAAGCAGCAACATTTGTTgagaaaaaaatgacacatcCACTGATTGTAGCAGCATACAAGGTGCCCGCAATAACACCAACTGCAGGCCTGGTAAGCATTAACCTGACAAGAGTACTTCTCAAATATGGATTTACCATAAATCCTAGaggtaacatgtttttttttttcatgtacatTGCTTCCTGGCAGAGAACAGAATGCATCACTTTTTGCACAAGGGAAATAACTGAGAACATGTAACCAAATATTTTATGGCAGTCACGCTAAGAAACAAAATGTCACACTACAGATCTGTGCTCCCCGCACACGTATATGGCGCTGGGCCGGATTCTTCTTCTGGTGTGTCCGGGTAACTGGGGTAAAAATTTGAAGTACTTGGGCATTAGATCTAAACAAGCATCCCGGAATTTCTTAATCCTCCAGTAGTAGATTATTGGGTTTAGTGCAGACTTGAGGTAGCATAGCCAAAGAAGCCACGTGCTTATCTCAAAAAAGTTACTCTTGTTGtaaaagtcactgttaaaggtgGCGACAAGGCTATAAGTAGCGAATGGTGCCCAGCAAACTATAAACACAATGAATAAAATCAATATGGTAGTGAAGGCACGAGTTTTAAAGCTGATGTCTATATTCATTTGGAAAGGCCTTTGAAGGCTCATGAGACCTAGCTTGCTCGCCTGGCTAAGGCATATGCTGTCCGGATGGCTGTGTATACGGACCGCGTTGTGCCGCACAGTGTTCAATATGCCCATAAAAGCATACAGCATCACCATGAaaggaataaaaaagaaaatcagtACCACGACAATCACATAGGCTTTATAACCAGCATTCGTAGTGTAGCCAAACACGCACTGCGGAGCTCTAGATGGTACTTGTAGGTGCGGGTTCCCGACGGCGAGAGGAAAAGCTACGCAAAAAGAGGTTGCCCATGAAATCACAATGAGAATCTTTGCCCGGTAGGGATTCAGTTTGTCTTGTTTCTGTACAATAATTAGAAACCTGTCAATGCTTATTATAAGCAGGATAGCAACACCTTCTATGACAAAAAGCCAAAAAAACATGGCAGATACTCTACAGAACACTTCGCCAAAAATCCACTCCGTTATAATGATTGTTATCAAAGCAAAGGGCATGTTGAGAACGGAAAGCAGCAAGTCGGCAAATGCCAGGCTCGCTAATAGAATGTTAATGGCAGATCTCATGGCAGCTTTTTGGTAGACCATGAGACAGACGACAAAGTTCCCGAGAAACGATAGTAAAAGAATAATTATCATCACGGCAGAAAGTATTATTTGAAGGGGCAAATTCAAGGTCTCATAAACCTCTTTTGTTGCTTGCGTGGTTGAAGCAGTTGTGTTTACCGGTAGGGTACCGGCTGTGGTCATGGCAACTGGACTGTATTTTGGTGGGAGATCCAAGTTGCCACGATAGGAAGGCGTTGTTAAGTTTGTGTAGCCATTTacatatatgatgtgtgtactaTAGGATGTCACAGGATGAGCAGGTGTAAGCATCGCTGAGAAAACCATAATTCTTCAGTCCAGGCGAAATCAGCGTATGTAAACAATTCTGGAGAGTTGTCGCCTTCCATGAGTCTTATTCCGAAGGTAAAAGTGGAGTAATAGTAGATCCATGGTCAATTCCCAGGGTGTCTTCTGCAAACTGAAAATCAAACAGAAAAGCACACATTTTTAATACAAACTTGTTTCAACAAACTTAACATAGTATCACAGAACAACAAAGTCGAAACACATTATTCATACTAATAAACTGCTCCAGATTATCCAGAAACATTCAGACTTTGGTATTGGGTTAAAACTTCCCACAGAAGTccatggaaaggggaggggaagGAGACACAGGGACAGGCTGCAGATGCTCCTTGTGAgcatttattttactgtattcACAAAgttcactgctcagtactgctttataatgttATCCATGCTGCTGCTGATTCTAGGGTTCTGCTACACTAATAGGGTTGCAGGATCTCCACGTCTATCCAGTGTATTTGAACTATCACAGTGTATTTGAACTATTCTTTACCCACTAGCTTAAGCTGGATTCATACTATGGTTGAGCTCCATGTTGCCGGTATGCACCAGGATATACCAACATAACTGGCCCACAAACTTACTAGTAACTACATTTGGTTGAGTCATTGAAATTGCCGAACTCAAAAGCATAGCCTATAATGCTATATGTTCAAAACACTTAAAGGAACATAGTCACTAGTGGACTAACTTCAGTCCAATACATATCTTATCCTAGAATTCATATTCTGCTGCCATATTGTTACAACAGAAAGCAAATCTGTACACTCAATCACCTCCCTACAGGCTTACCAGTGTAGCTTCTGTACCTCTGACATCTGACAggtaaacctaaaataacagAAAGCGATAACACCTACTAGACGAGTATCACGGCTATGAACGGCCAGGACACTGGCCGGAGCTTTGTATTTGCATAGTTTTGTTGTCAATATCgctacaagaagaaaaaaaaatcctgacccTAGCAGAGTATTCCTATAACAAATAGTCTCTTTTTGTACTCATTCACCAGTTACAAGCTTTTGTGAGTGAATGTAGGGATAGTAGTCACACAATGATCCAAgcttacaatataaaaaaaatattaaaaggcCAATACATTATTTTGGTTCACCTAAATTATATTTTAGTAATATACTTTGCTCTTCAATCCCCTACAGCTAGGAGCCTGTGTGGCTTACATGTAATCCCTCGAGTACATTACGGTTTTTAGTGAAATCCAATGAACTTCAATGACCCAGGATCTCTTGAACCTTAGGTTTCATTCAATATGTCTGCCTGCCTATTTTTGATCACAGAAGTGGGGAtaggaaaaccctttaaaaaatatGAAGATTAGAAAATTTTAACCCTGGAATGAGTAAGCCGCACGTGTTTAGGTGGCGAAACGTCCAGATTTTATCCTTGTATTTCAATGCTGTGGACATAGAAATCCTCTTGAAAGACTTTGATTAAACAAGCAGCGGAAGCCATCTTTACTTTCCTAACAATAAAGGACACGTGTAAAATATACGGCCAATTTATGTATGTAAAAAGGCTGAAATGACCGTGACTCGGTCTGTATAAGTAAATTGCACCCaaccttatattattattataataatacatCTGGATTTTCTATAAGGGGTTAAGCTTCAGAGAGCTCTTTTCAAATGATGGAGACACCTCAGCTGGGGCCTCATTTACGGCCCAACCATC carries:
- the GPR63 gene encoding probable G-protein coupled receptor 63 gives rise to the protein MVFSAMLTPAHPVTSYSTHIIYVNGYTNLTTPSYRGNLDLPPKYSPVAMTTAGTLPVNTTASTTQATKEVYETLNLPLQIILSAVMIIILLLSFLGNFVVCLMVYQKAAMRSAINILLASLAFADLLLSVLNMPFALITIIITEWIFGEVFCRVSAMFFWLFVIEGVAILLIISIDRFLIIVQKQDKLNPYRAKILIVISWATSFCVAFPLAVGNPHLQVPSRAPQCVFGYTTNAGYKAYVIVVVLIFFFIPFMVMLYAFMGILNTVRHNAVRIHSHPDSICLSQASKLGLMSLQRPFQMNIDISFKTRAFTTILILFIVFIVCWAPFATYSLVATFNSDFYNKSNFFEISTWLLWLCYLKSALNPIIYYWRIKKFRDACLDLMPKYFKFLPQLPGHTRRRIRPSAIYVCGEHRSVV